The following are encoded in a window of Calorimonas adulescens genomic DNA:
- a CDS encoding MjaI family restriction endonuclease, giving the protein MSKEWILNQAMNRWGLNKKRYVGAVSNLIRNCSPKTVDEWRNYYYKNVHPESYLRELGQKLYIKITEVIQHEIAEVTEEDCINYIKEVVIDRTFEGYQTEIHTIYGQLQSHINYHIEPAPDEWDRLFNVDFYIKIRDSYVGLQIKPISFEHTFEDYKWKEMQENTHTSFQKMYGGKVFTIFSIKEGDKKIIYNKEIIDDIKQEIKRLEEE; this is encoded by the coding sequence ATGTCAAAAGAGTGGATATTGAATCAGGCAATGAACAGGTGGGGGCTAAATAAAAAGAGATACGTAGGTGCTGTTTCAAATTTAATAAGAAATTGTTCTCCAAAAACGGTTGATGAATGGCGAAATTATTATTATAAAAATGTACATCCAGAATCATATTTGCGAGAACTTGGTCAAAAATTATATATTAAAATCACAGAGGTTATCCAACATGAAATTGCTGAGGTCACCGAGGAGGATTGCATTAATTATATCAAAGAAGTGGTAATAGACAGAACTTTTGAAGGTTATCAAACGGAAATACACACAATATATGGCCAACTGCAAAGTCACATAAATTATCATATAGAACCAGCACCAGATGAATGGGATAGATTATTTAATGTTGACTTTTATATAAAAATAAGGGATTCATATGTAGGACTTCAGATTAAACCAATTTCATTCGAGCATACATTTGAAGATTATAAATGGAAAGAAATGCAGGAAAATACTCATACTTCATTTCAAAAAATGTATGGTGGTAAGGTATTTACCATATTTTCAATAAAAGAAGGAGATAAAAAAATTATTTACAACAAAGAGATAATAGATGACATTAAGCAGGAAATAAAAAGATTAGAAGAAGAGTAA
- a CDS encoding radical SAM protein gives MKKIDMYYPGKTKSVSITGQACSLNCSHCMGHYLRDMISLKEADNTDSSSFLISGGCDREGKVPVNRFLDEIKMLKRKARLNIHCGLVNEDEAKTIGEVADKVSFDFTVDDEAIHEVFGLNKGSEDYIRSYEFLRRYTDVVPHILIGLKGGIIDREYEAIRVLKDMGTEKIAFIIFRPTIGTPFADRKPPGVMEAADVLRFARKALPHGYITLGCMRPGGSYRDSIDRMAVDIGVDGIVNPTPGAVMYAKEMAYDINIKEECCVL, from the coding sequence TTGAAAAAAATTGACATGTACTATCCTGGTAAGACTAAATCCGTAAGCATAACCGGCCAGGCATGTTCTTTGAACTGTTCCCACTGCATGGGCCACTATCTAAGGGACATGATAAGCCTTAAAGAAGCGGACAATACCGATTCCTCCAGCTTTCTTATAAGTGGAGGCTGTGACAGAGAAGGGAAGGTACCTGTAAATAGATTTTTGGATGAGATTAAGATGCTGAAAAGAAAGGCCAGGCTGAATATCCACTGCGGTCTTGTGAATGAGGATGAGGCTAAAACCATAGGGGAGGTTGCTGATAAGGTATCCTTCGACTTTACGGTGGATGATGAGGCCATCCATGAAGTCTTTGGCTTGAATAAAGGCAGTGAGGATTATATAAGGTCCTATGAGTTTCTCAGGAGGTATACAGATGTGGTACCGCATATACTGATAGGCTTAAAGGGTGGGATCATAGACAGGGAATATGAGGCAATAAGGGTATTAAAGGACATGGGCACGGAGAAAATAGCGTTTATCATATTCAGGCCAACCATTGGCACACCTTTTGCGGACAGAAAGCCACCGGGGGTAATGGAAGCGGCTGACGTATTGAGGTTTGCCAGAAAGGCCTTGCCTCACGGGTATATCACCTTGGGGTGTATGAGGCCGGGTGGCTCATACCGGGATAGTATCGACAGGATGGCTGTAGATATAGGCGTGGACGGCATAGTAAACCCAACCCCGGGTGCAGTCATGTATGCCAAAGAAATGGCGTATGACATAAATATCAAAGAGGAGTGCTGTGTGCTATGA
- a CDS encoding PAS domain S-box protein: protein MNTAFQKKILIVEDSKLNAQITADILSKYGYKTEIVLTGEKAVEKVRSDQSTDLILMDIELGGTIDGIDAAQIIQQHKDIPVLFLTANASKEIMGKIRSVSAYGYVLKGVDEYVLISQIEMAFKFHEAKMLLKQNEALFHSMFENHDVIMLLIDPQSGRIIDANKAACHFYGYSKETMLQMDIEAVVGVSTISGDQKCSEALRKGCSPCICFQRLANGEERMAEVYPSSLTYQGKTLMYLIIFDITEQWKAKEELEFYRHFFENSLNEIYIFHPQTLKFIAVNRGAKGNLGYTEEEFKEMTPVDLEPGFTLHSFKELLEPLSNGEQKKIIFDTTHRRKDGSLYPVEVHIELVEFMEEKVYVALVIDITERRRMERDLKEKNEILSTITEYAGDAIIMIDDNGNVTFWNPAAERILGYSKEEIIGKDLHTFMIQDERLYEAYREAFKKFRLSGKGNAVGRMIEMKARHKDGYEIDVELSLSAVRDKDAWYAIGIIRDISERKKFEELLYRQSITDPLTTIYNRRFFMQMLEQEIERTKRNRKPFSLIMFDLDHFKSVNDRFGHAAGDMVLKKVADTIKGRIRKTDCFARWGGEEFIILLPETSLSDAVGLAEELRKHISMMSLPEVGHVTASFGVTEYRDTDTIDTVLLRVDNMLYEAKGAGRNCVKSE from the coding sequence ATGAATACTGCTTTTCAAAAGAAAATCCTGATTGTAGAAGATAGCAAACTTAACGCACAAATAACAGCAGATATTTTAAGTAAATACGGATACAAAACTGAAATAGTCTTAACAGGAGAAAAAGCTGTAGAAAAGGTACGTAGTGATCAAAGTACCGATTTAATTCTTATGGACATAGAGCTTGGAGGGACAATCGACGGGATAGATGCGGCGCAAATAATTCAGCAGCATAAAGATATTCCGGTTTTATTTTTAACTGCTAATGCCAGTAAAGAAATAATGGGAAAAATAAGGTCAGTTTCAGCTTATGGCTATGTTCTTAAGGGTGTAGACGAATATGTACTTATATCTCAAATAGAAATGGCTTTTAAGTTCCACGAAGCAAAGATGCTGTTAAAACAGAATGAGGCTTTGTTCCACAGTATGTTTGAGAATCATGACGTAATAATGCTGCTTATTGACCCGCAATCGGGACGCATTATTGATGCTAACAAAGCTGCCTGTCATTTCTACGGTTATTCCAAAGAAACTATGCTGCAGATGGACATAGAAGCTGTTGTTGGTGTTTCTACCATAAGTGGTGACCAAAAGTGTTCAGAAGCTTTAAGGAAAGGCTGCAGTCCATGCATTTGCTTCCAACGATTGGCTAACGGAGAAGAACGGATGGCAGAGGTATATCCATCTTCTTTGACTTATCAAGGGAAGACCTTGATGTATTTAATTATCTTTGACATTACCGAGCAATGGAAAGCTAAAGAAGAGCTTGAATTTTACAGACACTTTTTTGAAAACTCACTGAATGAAATTTACATATTTCACCCACAAACATTAAAATTCATTGCCGTAAACCGTGGAGCAAAGGGAAATTTAGGATATACTGAAGAAGAGTTCAAAGAAATGACCCCTGTTGACTTAGAACCAGGGTTTACCTTACACAGCTTTAAAGAACTTCTCGAGCCGCTTTCCAATGGAGAACAGAAGAAAATCATTTTTGATACAACGCATCGAAGAAAAGACGGTTCTTTGTATCCTGTAGAAGTTCATATTGAACTTGTAGAATTTATGGAAGAAAAAGTATATGTAGCGCTTGTTATTGATATAACAGAGCGTAGAAGAATGGAAAGAGACTTAAAAGAAAAGAATGAAATTTTAAGTACTATAACTGAGTATGCAGGAGATGCCATTATCATGATTGACGATAACGGTAATGTAACTTTTTGGAATCCTGCGGCGGAACGTATACTTGGATATTCAAAAGAAGAGATAATAGGAAAAGACTTACACACATTTATGATACAGGACGAGCGACTGTATGAAGCGTATAGAGAGGCATTTAAAAAATTCCGGTTAAGCGGTAAAGGAAATGCTGTAGGTAGAATGATTGAAATGAAAGCGAGGCATAAAGACGGTTATGAAATTGATGTAGAACTTTCACTTTCTGCCGTGAGAGATAAAGATGCATGGTATGCAATAGGTATAATTCGTGACATAAGCGAACGCAAAAAATTTGAAGAATTGCTTTATCGCCAGTCCATTACTGATCCCCTTACAACTATTTATAACCGGCGTTTTTTCATGCAGATGCTGGAACAAGAAATAGAGCGAACAAAAAGAAATAGAAAGCCGTTTTCGCTTATTATGTTTGACCTAGATCACTTCAAGAGCGTGAATGACCGTTTCGGTCATGCTGCGGGGGATATGGTTCTTAAAAAAGTTGCCGATACAATAAAAGGAAGAATACGCAAGACAGATTGTTTTGCACGTTGGGGAGGAGAAGAATTTATAATCCTATTGCCGGAAACCTCTCTAAGCGATGCAGTTGGACTGGCTGAAGAGCTTAGGAAACACATTAGTATGATGAGCCTACCTGAAGTGGGACATGTGACTGCAAGCTTTGGTGTGACGGAATATAGGGATACTGATACTATTGATACAGTTCTTCTTCGTGTAGACAACATGCTGTATGAAGCAAAAGGTGCGGGAAGAAATTGTGTAAAAAGCGAGTAA
- a CDS encoding DNA methyltransferase, which produces MNTFHKIIFGDARNMSRIKNESIHLIITSPPYWQLKDYGSNEQIGYNDTYEEYINNLNLVWEEAYRVLHKGCRLCINIGDQFARSVYYGRYKIIPIRTEIIKFCETIGFDYMGAIIWQKVTTCNTSGGATVMGSYPYPRNGILKLDYEFILIFKKPGNAPKVPKDIKEKSKLTKEEWNQYFSGHWNFPGEKQDKHLAMFPVELPYRLIKMFSFVGDTVLDPFVGSGTTSLAAKLLQRNSIGYEINHDYLPIIKEKFNSHCDDKTYNAHLEFITDKNDKIDYNERIKKLPYIFKDPVKIDKKVDPKKLNFGSKIDGTSESNINFLGVKKIISPEMLILDNNLTIKLLGIKENIQNKQKAIEFLNNMLIGKKVFLKFDTKKFDENGNLLCYLYLKNKTFINGHLVKSNLVDVDTTIEYKYKNKFIKYRGAHDVKRVDIESGNEQVGAK; this is translated from the coding sequence ATGAACACATTTCACAAAATAATTTTCGGTGACGCACGCAATATGAGCAGAATAAAAAATGAATCCATACATTTAATAATTACCTCACCACCATACTGGCAGTTAAAAGATTATGGCAGCAATGAACAAATAGGTTATAATGATACATACGAAGAATATATAAATAATCTAAATTTAGTATGGGAAGAAGCATATCGTGTCCTTCACAAGGGCTGCAGATTGTGTATCAATATCGGAGACCAATTTGCACGTTCTGTTTATTATGGCAGGTATAAAATTATCCCAATTAGAACAGAAATAATTAAGTTCTGTGAGACAATTGGATTTGATTATATGGGTGCAATTATCTGGCAAAAGGTTACTACATGCAATACATCCGGGGGCGCCACAGTCATGGGTTCATATCCGTATCCAAGAAATGGCATTTTAAAACTTGACTATGAATTCATTTTAATATTTAAAAAACCTGGAAATGCTCCAAAAGTCCCTAAAGATATCAAAGAAAAATCGAAATTGACCAAAGAAGAATGGAACCAATACTTTTCTGGACATTGGAATTTCCCCGGAGAAAAACAGGATAAACACCTTGCCATGTTCCCTGTTGAACTGCCATACAGATTAATAAAAATGTTTAGCTTCGTTGGTGATACGGTTTTAGACCCATTTGTCGGTAGTGGTACTACCTCATTAGCGGCAAAATTATTGCAAAGAAATTCCATTGGTTACGAAATCAATCATGATTATCTACCTATTATAAAAGAAAAATTTAATTCTCATTGTGATGATAAAACTTATAATGCTCATTTAGAATTCATCACGGATAAAAATGATAAGATAGATTATAATGAAAGAATCAAAAAACTTCCTTATATTTTTAAAGACCCAGTAAAAATTGATAAAAAGGTGGACCCCAAAAAATTAAATTTTGGTTCTAAGATTGATGGTACCTCTGAAAGTAACATTAATTTCTTAGGTGTCAAAAAAATAATCAGCCCTGAAATGCTGATATTAGACAACAACTTAACGATTAAATTATTGGGTATAAAAGAAAACATACAGAACAAACAGAAAGCTATTGAATTTTTGAATAACATGCTTATAGGAAAAAAAGTATTTTTAAAATTTGACACGAAAAAGTTTGATGAAAACGGTAATCTGCTGTGTTATCTATACTTAAAAAACAAAACCTTTATAAATGGACACTTAGTAAAGAGTAATCTGGTAGATGTGGATACCACCATAGAGTATAAATACAAAAATAAATTTATCAAATATAGGGGGGCACACGATGTCAAAAGAGTGGATATTGAATCAGGCAATGAACAGGTGGGGGCTAAATAA
- the gcvPB gene encoding aminomethyl-transferring glycine dehydrogenase subunit GcvPB, with translation MRLVPLIFDLSREGRRGYSLPALDVPMVDDVIPEEMVRTEEPNLPEVSEADVIRHFTNLSELNHGVDVGFYPLGSCTMKYSPKLNEDVARLAGFAESHPYQPESVSQGSLHLMYDMEKFLAEISGMDRVTLQPAAGAHGEFTGMSIIRAYHEYKGNKKTKVIIPDSAHGTNPATATMCGYKVVEVKSDGRGGIDLEKLKDALDDEVAALMLTNPNTLGLFDENIGKITEMVHSVGALCYYDGANLNGTLGKARPGDMGFDVVHINLHKTFSTPHGGGGPGSGPVGVKKELIDFLPVPVVDYDGERYYFNYDLPHTIGKVRSFYGNFNIVVRAYAYILFNGPDGLRRVCENAVLNANYIMENLKDLYYLPYDRYCKHEFVISSKWQKRENGVRTIDVAKRLLDFGIHPPTVYFPLIVEEALMIEPTETESKETLDNFISVMRQIAKEAKENPDLVKSAPHDTPVGRLDEAAAARHPVLRYIKK, from the coding sequence ATGAGACTGGTGCCATTGATTTTTGATCTCAGCAGAGAGGGTAGACGGGGCTATTCTCTGCCGGCATTGGATGTGCCCATGGTGGATGATGTCATACCTGAAGAGATGGTACGTACTGAAGAGCCCAATCTGCCAGAGGTGTCAGAAGCTGATGTTATCAGGCATTTTACCAATCTGTCGGAATTAAACCACGGAGTGGATGTTGGCTTTTACCCGCTGGGTTCGTGTACCATGAAGTATAGCCCCAAGCTAAATGAGGATGTGGCAAGGCTTGCAGGCTTTGCGGAGAGCCATCCCTATCAGCCTGAATCTGTGTCTCAGGGAAGCCTCCACCTTATGTATGATATGGAGAAATTTCTGGCAGAGATTTCCGGTATGGACAGGGTTACACTGCAGCCAGCTGCAGGTGCGCATGGTGAATTCACCGGCATGAGCATTATAAGGGCATACCATGAGTATAAAGGAAATAAAAAGACCAAGGTCATCATACCCGACTCGGCCCACGGCACCAATCCTGCCACAGCCACCATGTGTGGCTACAAGGTTGTGGAGGTGAAGTCCGATGGGAGGGGTGGCATAGACTTAGAAAAGCTGAAGGATGCTTTGGATGACGAGGTAGCCGCACTTATGCTGACTAACCCTAACACCCTTGGCCTCTTTGATGAGAACATTGGTAAGATTACCGAAATGGTGCATAGTGTTGGCGCTCTGTGCTACTATGATGGCGCAAACTTAAACGGCACCCTGGGAAAGGCCAGGCCGGGAGATATGGGCTTCGACGTTGTCCACATAAACCTTCATAAGACCTTCTCGACACCCCATGGCGGCGGTGGACCGGGCTCAGGTCCTGTGGGCGTGAAGAAAGAACTGATTGACTTCCTGCCTGTACCTGTGGTTGACTATGACGGTGAAAGGTATTACTTTAACTACGATCTACCCCATACCATAGGCAAGGTCAGGAGCTTTTACGGTAACTTTAATATTGTGGTAAGGGCCTATGCTTACATCCTCTTTAACGGCCCGGATGGACTCAGGAGGGTCTGCGAGAATGCTGTGCTCAATGCCAACTACATTATGGAAAACCTGAAAGACCTCTATTACCTTCCCTATGACAGATACTGCAAACACGAGTTTGTCATAAGCTCAAAGTGGCAGAAACGGGAGAATGGTGTCAGGACCATAGATGTGGCCAAGAGGCTTTTAGACTTTGGCATACACCCGCCTACAGTATACTTCCCTCTTATTGTCGAGGAAGCCCTTATGATAGAGCCTACAGAGACAGAGAGCAAAGAGACTCTTGATAATTTTATAAGCGTCATGAGGCAGATAGCAAAAGAGGCAAAGGAAAATCCTGATCTTGTAAAAAGCGCGCCACATGATACACCTGTAGGAAGACTTGACGAAGCTGCAGCTGCAAGACATCCGGTGCTAAGATATATAAAGAAATAG
- the gcvH gene encoding glycine cleavage system protein GcvH, with amino-acid sequence MHFPDDLYYSDDHEWLKVEGSRGIIGITEYAQAELGDVVYVELPSVGDEFEAGDNFGVVESVKSVSDLYIPVSGRVVEVNEELDDSPELVNQDPYGKGWMIVVELDDPEETADLMSSAEYESFIKESE; translated from the coding sequence ATGCATTTTCCAGATGACCTTTATTATTCTGATGACCATGAATGGTTGAAGGTGGAAGGCAGCAGGGGGATCATAGGGATTACCGAATATGCCCAGGCAGAGCTGGGCGACGTGGTCTATGTGGAACTGCCATCGGTTGGGGACGAGTTTGAGGCGGGAGACAACTTTGGGGTGGTGGAGTCTGTGAAGTCTGTCTCAGACCTGTATATACCGGTGAGCGGCAGGGTGGTGGAGGTAAACGAGGAGCTGGACGATTCCCCTGAACTGGTGAATCAGGACCCATATGGTAAAGGATGGATGATTGTGGTCGAACTGGATGACCCTGAGGAGACAGCAGACCTCATGAGTTCTGCTGAGTATGAGTCCTTTATCAAGGAGAGTGAATGA
- a CDS encoding MBL fold metallo-hydrolase translates to MDMIKINGHSYYIPGNTNVGVYTYKNGYCLLVDSGINNTAGRKISEALTGNGFKPRYIVNTHAHTDHYGADHILRELYPGLAIYASPIESAFMRHNELESYTLYGAVPYKGVKDEMFYARETPVDGEIAPGEVEFDDRVFTVVPLRGHTAGQIGLITEDRVAYIGDALFDERRLNIYVPFLYDIEAEYRTLDLLENIEADYYVLGHADKVYDDIKPLVKLNRDTIYEYIEIISELLDQPKTLEGLASEVFILKDIRIDHRYYYTCMAGIKAFVSYLLDREEIACDIQDGKLILYNS, encoded by the coding sequence ATGGATATGATAAAGATAAACGGCCATAGCTATTATATACCCGGGAATACCAACGTGGGTGTATACACATATAAAAATGGCTACTGCCTGCTTGTGGACTCCGGTATAAACAACACAGCGGGGAGAAAGATATCTGAGGCGCTAACAGGGAATGGTTTTAAGCCCAGGTACATAGTAAATACGCATGCCCATACCGACCATTATGGTGCAGACCACATCCTGAGAGAGCTTTATCCAGGGCTTGCAATCTATGCTTCGCCTATAGAGTCTGCCTTTATGCGGCATAATGAACTGGAGAGTTATACCCTGTACGGTGCTGTCCCATACAAGGGGGTAAAGGATGAGATGTTCTACGCAAGGGAAACCCCTGTTGACGGTGAAATAGCTCCTGGAGAGGTAGAGTTTGATGACAGGGTCTTTACGGTTGTACCCTTGAGGGGGCATACAGCCGGTCAGATAGGGCTCATCACTGAAGACAGGGTTGCATATATAGGGGATGCCCTTTTTGACGAGAGGAGACTCAATATATATGTACCCTTTCTATATGATATTGAGGCTGAGTACAGGACACTGGATCTTCTGGAGAATATAGAGGCGGACTATTATGTCCTCGGGCATGCAGACAAGGTCTATGATGATATTAAACCCCTTGTGAAGCTCAACAGAGATACTATATATGAATATATCGAAATTATATCGGAACTCTTGGATCAGCCCAAAACCCTTGAAGGCCTGGCCAGTGAGGTATTCATACTCAAGGACATAAGGATAGACCACAGGTATTATTATACCTGCATGGCCGGGATAAAAGCTTTTGTATCCTACCTCTTGGACAGGGAAGAGATAGCCTGCGATATTCAGGATGGGAAATTAATCCTGTATAACAGTTAA
- the gcvT gene encoding glycine cleavage system aminomethyltransferase GcvT, giving the protein MEGLKKTPLFELHNKLGAKIVEFGGWAMPVQYSSILEEHRAVRERVGIFDVSHMGEISVRGRDAFDFLQYILTNNMGKLEPGKIVYSLMLYENGGTVDDFLVYQIGENDYLLVVNASNTEKDFNWIREHAHGFEVEVNNISSMYGEVAVQGPMAEVTLQKLTDFELGSIPYYEFRHNVMLLGIEVLISRTGYTGEDGFEVYMAPDKAGKLWEEIMEAGKEYGILPCGLGTRDTLRFEARMPLYGHELDENTTPLEAGLSFAVSFDKDFIGKDALLREKEDGLKKKLVGFEMVDKGIPRKDYEVYKDGAKIGYVTTGTHSPTLDKNIGLAYVKPDYAKIGEEFDIMIRGKANRAVVVKTPFYKRQA; this is encoded by the coding sequence TTGGAAGGACTAAAAAAGACACCGCTCTTTGAGCTGCATAATAAGCTGGGGGCAAAAATAGTTGAGTTTGGCGGTTGGGCAATGCCAGTACAGTATTCGAGCATACTGGAAGAACACAGGGCCGTAAGAGAGAGGGTTGGCATCTTTGATGTGTCTCACATGGGAGAGATAAGTGTCAGGGGAAGGGATGCTTTTGACTTTTTGCAGTATATACTGACCAACAATATGGGTAAACTTGAACCTGGCAAGATAGTCTATTCGCTTATGCTCTATGAAAATGGAGGTACAGTGGACGACTTTCTGGTCTACCAAATTGGGGAAAACGATTACTTGCTTGTGGTTAATGCTTCCAATACGGAGAAGGATTTTAACTGGATTAGAGAACATGCTCATGGTTTTGAAGTGGAAGTGAATAATATTTCTTCGATGTATGGTGAAGTGGCAGTTCAGGGGCCAATGGCAGAGGTCACATTACAGAAACTTACGGACTTTGAGCTTGGCAGCATACCGTATTATGAGTTTAGACACAATGTGATGCTATTAGGAATAGAAGTACTGATATCACGTACGGGATATACCGGAGAGGATGGTTTTGAGGTCTATATGGCTCCTGACAAGGCAGGGAAGCTTTGGGAGGAGATAATGGAGGCAGGGAAGGAGTATGGTATACTGCCGTGCGGCCTTGGTACCAGGGATACCCTGCGGTTTGAGGCAAGGATGCCCCTCTACGGGCATGAGCTGGATGAAAACACCACACCGCTGGAGGCCGGCCTCTCATTTGCAGTATCATTTGACAAGGACTTTATAGGGAAGGATGCCCTATTGAGGGAGAAAGAGGATGGGCTTAAAAAGAAGCTGGTTGGCTTTGAGATGGTGGATAAGGGTATACCGCGTAAGGATTATGAGGTATATAAGGATGGGGCAAAGATAGGCTATGTGACGACAGGGACACACTCGCCTACCTTGGATAAAAACATAGGCCTGGCCTATGTAAAGCCTGACTATGCTAAGATTGGCGAGGAATTTGATATAATGATAAGGGGAAAAGCAAACAGGGCTGTGGTGGTAAAGACGCCATTCTATAAAAGGCAGGCATAG
- the gcvPA gene encoding aminomethyl-transferring glycine dehydrogenase subunit GcvPA, translating into MDYIPNTDVEREEMLRAIGASSIEDLFSDIPEDVKFNGRLNLPEAMSELEVKRHMTALAESNAEAEHYTYFIGGGIYDHYIPSAVSHITGRSEFYTAYTPYQPEVSQGTLQSIFEYQSMICELTGMDVSNASMYDGASAMAEAGLMAVKIRGKGRILVSKTVHPEYRRVLETYAAGMDIDIVEVDYKDGATDVEDLKAKLSEVDCLIVQNPNFFGCIEDVRMLSGLIHEAGGLFIAVVDPLSLGILKAPGDYGADIVCGDGQALGNPMNFGGPHLGFLATREQFVRSMPGRIVGQTIDNRGNTGYVLTMQTREQHIRREKATSNICSNQALCALAATVYLSLMGKKGLKEVGEQCLAKSHYLAGKLREAGFSLAFDKHFFKEFVIKLDGDVSSVIDRLLEKKIIAGIDLSRFYPELKGCMMIAVTEKRTKQEMDELVAGLEGLR; encoded by the coding sequence ATGGACTATATCCCCAATACAGATGTGGAGAGGGAGGAGATGCTAAGGGCCATTGGTGCATCCTCTATAGAGGACCTTTTTTCAGACATCCCTGAGGATGTGAAATTCAATGGCAGGCTGAACCTGCCTGAGGCCATGTCTGAACTGGAGGTAAAGAGGCATATGACAGCCCTGGCGGAGAGCAATGCAGAGGCAGAGCACTACACCTATTTTATAGGCGGTGGTATATATGACCACTATATACCCTCTGCAGTCTCTCATATTACAGGGAGATCAGAGTTCTATACTGCCTATACGCCATACCAGCCGGAGGTAAGCCAGGGCACCCTGCAGTCCATATTTGAATACCAGTCCATGATATGTGAGCTTACCGGCATGGATGTATCCAATGCCTCCATGTATGATGGGGCTTCAGCCATGGCCGAGGCAGGGCTTATGGCAGTAAAGATAAGGGGTAAGGGCAGGATACTTGTATCTAAGACTGTTCACCCGGAATACAGAAGGGTCTTGGAGACGTATGCTGCGGGGATGGACATCGATATAGTAGAGGTGGACTATAAGGATGGTGCAACAGACGTAGAGGACCTGAAGGCAAAGCTATCCGAGGTTGACTGCCTTATTGTGCAAAACCCCAACTTCTTTGGATGTATAGAGGATGTCAGGATGCTCTCAGGACTTATCCATGAGGCCGGAGGTCTTTTTATAGCAGTGGTAGACCCGCTGTCTCTCGGTATATTAAAAGCTCCCGGAGATTACGGCGCAGACATTGTATGCGGAGATGGCCAGGCCCTGGGCAACCCCATGAACTTTGGCGGGCCGCACCTGGGATTTCTGGCTACAAGGGAACAGTTTGTAAGGAGTATGCCCGGAAGGATTGTGGGCCAGACCATAGATAACAGGGGCAATACAGGCTACGTGCTTACCATGCAGACCAGGGAGCAGCACATAAGGAGGGAGAAGGCCACATCCAACATATGTTCCAACCAGGCCCTGTGTGCACTGGCTGCCACGGTATATCTCTCGCTTATGGGTAAGAAGGGGCTTAAGGAGGTGGGGGAACAGTGCCTGGCAAAATCCCATTACCTTGCCGGCAAATTGAGAGAGGCAGGTTTCTCACTGGCCTTTGATAAACACTTTTTCAAGGAGTTTGTAATAAAACTGGACGGTGATGTCTCCTCAGTGATTGATAGGCTGCTGGAGAAAAAGATAATTGCCGGTATAGACCTCTCCCGCTTTTATCCCGAGCTTAAGGGGTGCATGATGATTGCTGTTACGGAAAAGCGTACAAAACAGGAGATGGATGAGCTGGTAGCTGGATTGGAGGGACTGAGATGA